The Geomonas agri genome contains the following window.
TAAAGCTGATCGCCAGGTACTCTCCTGCAGGCAGATTGAGGTTGTTCGTAGCAGAAAGGGTAATGTTTGCCGCTGCAACAGTGAGCCTCCCGCCGTTAGGCATGGCCTGTGCCGCATTGATGATGATGTTGTTGAATACCTGGCTGAGTTGTCCCTCGTCAGCCTCGGTGAGGAGCAGGTTGGCAGCTATGTCGAGATCTGTAATCACCGGGGAGCCCCGGAGGGAAAGGGAGAGTGATTCTTCAAGCAAGCGCGCCACCTGGACCGGTTTTTTGATGGGTTCTCCCTTTTTGGCGAAGGTCAGCAACTGTTTGGATAGCTCGGCTGCCCGCTGGCACGCCTTTTCTGCCTGGTTCAGGCAACCTGAGGCCTGCTCGGCCGGGTCCAGGAGCAGTTGCGCCATGGTAACGTTGCCCACGATCGAGGTGAGTATGTTGTTGAAGTCGTGGGCGATACCCCCTGCCAGGAGCCCAAGCGATTCCAGCTTCTGTATCTTCAGCATCTGGTCGTGGATCTGCTCCCGTTCGGTGATGTCGGTCATTATTTCAACCGTCCGTTCAAGGATGGACTGCGTCCTTATGATGACATGGCGGACCCGGCCATCCTTGCAGGTGATCTTGGTTTCGTAGGGAGACAGTGTCGTTCCCTGCTCCTGCGCGAGCGCGAGCTGCTGGTTTCTTTCCTTGAGATAACTGTTCCGGTATCCGGGGTCAGGGTAGGCCCGCTCCAACCAGTGCGTCAGAGTGGGGATTTCTGTCAGTTCGTAGCCGAAAGTTTCCAGGAAGCAGTTGTTCTGGTACTTGATCGTGCCGTCCTCGTCGAACCAGCGCACCGCTGCCGGCATCGTGTCCATCAGGGTTCGCAGGGTTCTTTCCCCCTCTTTAATGGATGCTTCAGCTCGTTTGCGCTCCTCCAGTTCCCGTTCCAGGGTACTGATCACCGTCCAGAACACGAGAGCGCATGTGGTGGCGCTGAATATGGAACCGGTGATGAGGTCGATGAGCCGGTCGTTGGGGGTGTGAAAGGGGACGATCAGCCAGGGAGTGGTGTGCTCGATCAGTAGTAGGGTGCAACTGTCCGCCAACAGCAAAACGAAAAGGAGGTGTCTTTTCGCCTCCCTAAAAAAGATCAATGGATAGAGAACTGCGGCGGAGAAGTAATAGCCGATACTCCCCTGGGAGCCGGCGTTGAGGAACCAGGCGATGTTAAGCACCACGAGCGTTAACAGGTAGAACGTCGTGACTCTGTGTGTACCCTGGCGGGATTGAAAGAAACAAAAGAGCGACAGGAGCCCGTAGGCAAGGATGGTGGCATTCAAATACGGAGAAAGGTGTTGAATGATGTTGGTCGGGAAAATAACGAAAATGCAGAGCAGGGCCATGGTGAGGGTAATCAGTCGGAAGAGTGATACCTCGACCGGCACGTCCTGCCCTTTGGTGACATAGACCCAGATTTTTTTGAGCAACTCGTCCACTAAATCCCTCCCGCCGATTCGCTCTTAGACGAGCCGACATACAGTCGGATCACCATGCCAGCACTTTTAATTGCATTTACTCTGACATAAATAGGTGTCCAGTCAATCCATTTTGTGACTAGTTACCTGTAAAGGAATCTCATTTATGTAATAGAGACTTCCCACGTGTCATCTCGGAAACTCGTATAGTGTAATGCATCCAGTATATGCCACTTTTGTCGATTGTTGATAGCTAAACTCTTCTAGTTAGTCACTGCTACAACACGTAGGCGGTCGTCTTTTTCTGAGAAGTTCGGGAAATGTGGACAGTTGACCACCATTGCTGCGCGTAGTCTAGA
Protein-coding sequences here:
- a CDS encoding hybrid sensor histidine kinase/response regulator; its protein translation is MDELLKKIWVYVTKGQDVPVEVSLFRLITLTMALLCIFVIFPTNIIQHLSPYLNATILAYGLLSLFCFFQSRQGTHRVTTFYLLTLVVLNIAWFLNAGSQGSIGYYFSAAVLYPLIFFREAKRHLLFVLLLADSCTLLLIEHTTPWLIVPFHTPNDRLIDLITGSIFSATTCALVFWTVISTLERELEERKRAEASIKEGERTLRTLMDTMPAAVRWFDEDGTIKYQNNCFLETFGYELTEIPTLTHWLERAYPDPGYRNSYLKERNQQLALAQEQGTTLSPYETKITCKDGRVRHVIIRTQSILERTVEIMTDITEREQIHDQMLKIQKLESLGLLAGGIAHDFNNILTSIVGNVTMAQLLLDPAEQASGCLNQAEKACQRAAELSKQLLTFAKKGEPIKKPVQVARLLEESLSLSLRGSPVITDLDIAANLLLTEADEGQLSQVFNNIIINAAQAMPNGGRLTVAAANITLSATNNLNLPAGEYLAISFTDEGTGIAEDDLKYIFDPYFTTKQGGTGLGLASTHSIITRHGGNISVASSLGAGTTFTITLRACSETASELPAEEEAPVTPSGACILVMDDEEMILDYIQKVLREYGYLVDTCTNGEDAVARYQAAALKGTPYAAVILDMTIRGGIGGKEAAQQLLGIDNQARIIVSSGYTNDLTLSEWQQHGFSGYLPKPYVAAELLKVVGRIAVSSPSPDAPVTSDVRTTEQATCCDEQ